In Penaeus vannamei isolate JL-2024 chromosome 15, ASM4276789v1, whole genome shotgun sequence, the following are encoded in one genomic region:
- the LOC138864234 gene encoding LOW QUALITY PROTEIN: mucin-21-like (The sequence of the model RefSeq protein was modified relative to this genomic sequence to represent the inferred CDS: substituted 16 bases at 16 genomic stop codons) has translation MIIEYEVREQSPCNGRPRPRVPYDPASLRTAAGRVAGSSSRIQDLKDDRESGEVESGESASGELESCESASGELESGESESGVSESGESESGGLESCESASGELESGESESGGLESCESASGELESCESASGELESCESASGELESCESASGGLESCESASGELESCESASGELESGESESGVSESGESESGGLESCESASGELESESGESESGVSESGESESGGLESCESASGELESGESESGGLESCESASGELESGVSESGESESGGLESCESASGELESGGLESCESASGELESGESESGGLESCESASSELESGESESGVSESGVSESGGLESCESASGELESGESESGVSESGESESGGLESCESASGELESESGESESGGLESCESASGELESGESESGGLESCESASGELESGESESGGLESCESASGESESGESESGELESGESESGELESGESESGESESGESESGESESGESESGGLESCESASGELESCESASGVSESGESESGGLESCESASGELESGESESGVSESGESESGGPVSQRPVSXSPVSQSPVCQSPVSQSPVGXSPVSQRPVSXSPVSQSPVSQSPVSQSPVGXSPVSQRPVSXSPVSQSPVSQSPVAXSPVSQRPVSXSPVSQSPVSXSPVSQSPVSXSPVSXSPVSQSPVSXSPVSQSPVSXSPVSXSPVSQSPVSQSPVSXSPASXSPVSXSPVSQSPVSQSPVSQSPVSQSPVSQSPKCEWPALRFDVAISGSDENESGPSSTPTSPHAHTPLALDHGAGKRRGPFVCCDASFAADTTTT, from the exons ATGATTATAGAGTATGAGGTAAGAG AGCAGAGTCCTTGCAATGGGCGCCCTCGGCCTCGCGTCCCCTACGACCCCGCCTCCCTCAGGACAGCTGCCGGACGTGTTGCAGGGTCGTCTTCGAGAATCCAAGACCTTAAGGATGACaggg AGTCCGGTGAGGTAGAGTCCGGTGAGTCAGCGTCCGGTGAGTTAGAGTCCTGTGAGTCAGCGTCCGGTGAGTTAGAGTCCGGTGAGTCAGAGTCCGGTGTGTCAGAGTCCGGCGAGTCAGAGTCCGGTGGGTTAGAGTCCTGTGAGTCAGCGTCCGGTGAGTTAGAGTCCGGTGAGTCAGAGTCCGGTGGGTTAGAGTCCTGTGAGTCAGCGTCCGGTGAGTTAGAGTCCTGTGAGTCAGCGTCCGGTGAGTTAGAGTCCTGTGAGTCAGCGTCCGGTGAGTTAGAGTCCTGTGAGTCAGCGTCCGGTGGGTTAGAGTCCTGTGAGTCAGCGTCCGGTGAGTTAGAGTCCTGTGAGTCAGCGTCCGGTGAGTTAGAGTCCGGTGAGTCAGAGTCCGGTGTGTCAGAGTCCGGCGAGTCAGAGTCCGGTGGGTTAGAGTCCTGTGAGTCAGCGTCCGGTGAGTTAGAGTCCG AGTCCGGTGAGTCAGAGTCCGGTGTGTCAGAGTCCGGCGAGTCAGAGTCCGGTGGGTTAGAGTCCTGTGAGTCAGCGTCCGGTGAGTTAGAGTCCGGTGAGTCAGAGTCCGGTGGGTTAGAGTCCTGTGAGTCAGCGTCCGGTGAGTTAGAGTCCGGTGTGTCAGAGTCCGGTGAGTCAGAGTCCGGTGGGTTAGAGTCCTGTGAGTCAGCGTCCGGTGAGTTAGAGTCCGGTGGGTTAGAGTCCTGTGAGTCAGCGTCCGGTGAGTTAGAGTCCGGTGAGTCAGAGTCCGGTGGGTTAGAGTCCTGTGAGTCAGCGTCCAGTGAGTTAGAGTCCGGTGAGTCAGAGTCCGGTGTGTCAGAGTCCGGTGTGTCAGAGTCCGGTGGGTTAGAGTCCTGTGAGTCAGCGTCCGGTGAGTTAGAGTCCGGTGAGTCAGAGTCCGGTGTGTCAGAGTCCGGTGAGTCAGAATCCGGTGGGTTAGAGTCCTGTGAGTCAGCGTCCGGTGAGTTAGAGTCCG AGTCCGGTGAGTCAGAATCCGGTGGGTTAGAGTCCTGTGAGTCAGCGTCCGGTGAGTTAGAGTCCGGTGAGTCAGAGTCCGGTGGGTTAGAGTCCTGTGAGTCAGCGTCCGGTGAGTTAGAGTCCGGTGAGTCAGAGTCCGGTGGGTTAGAGTCCTGTGAGTCAGCGTCCGGTGAGTCAGAGTCCGGTGAGTCAGAGTCCGGTGAGTTAGAGTCCGGTGAGTCAGAGTCCGGTGAGTTAGAGTCCGGTGAGTCAGAGTCCGGTGAGTCAGAGTCCGGTGAGTCAGAGTCCGGTGAGTCAGAGTCCGGTGAGTCAGAGTCCGGTGGGTTAGAGTCCTGTGAGTCAGCGTCCGGTGAGTTAGAGTCCTGTGAGTCAGCGTCCGGTGTGTCAGAGTCCGGTGAGTCAGAGTCCGGTGGGTTAGAGTCCTGTGAGTCAGCGTCCGGTGAGTTAGAGTCCGGTGAGTCAGAGTCCGGTGTGTCAGAGTCCGGTGAGTCAGAGTCCGGTGG TCCTGTGAGTCAGCGTCCGGTGAGTTAGAGTCCGGTGAGTCAGAGTCCGGTGTGTCAGAGTCCGGTGAGTCAGAGTCCGGTGGGTTAGAGTCCTGTGAGTCAGCGTCCGGTGAGTTAGAGTCCGGTGAGTCAGAGTCCGGTGAGTCAGAGTCCGGTGAGTCAGAGTCCGGTGGGTTAGAGTCCTGTGAGTCAGCGTCCAGTGAGTTAGAGTCCGGTGAGTCAGAGTCCGGTGAGTCAGAGTCCGGTGGCTTAGAGTCCTGTGAGTCAGCGTCCGGTGAGTTAGAGTCCGGTGAGTCAGAGTCCGGTGAGTTAGAGTCCGGTGAGTCAGAGTCCGGTGAGTTAGAGTCCGGTGAGTTAGAGTCCGGTGAGTCAGAGTCCGGTGAGTTAGAGTCCGGTGAGTCAGAGTCCGGTGAGTTAGAGTCCGGTGAGTTAGAGTCCGGTGAGTCAGAGTCCGGTGAGTCAGAGTCCGGTGAGTTAGAGTCCAGCGAGTTAGAGTCCGGTGAGTTAGAGTCCGGTGAGTCAGAGTCCGGTGAGTCAGAGTCCGGTGAGTCAGAGTCCGGTGAGTCAGAGTCCGGTGAGTCAGAGTCCG aaATGCGAGTGGCCCGCGCTGCGATTCGACGTCGCAATTTCCGGTTCGGATGAAAACGAGTCAGGACCTTCCTCCACGCCCACgtcccctcacgcccacacccctcTCGCTCTGGACCACGGCGCGGGGAAGCGACGAGGCCCCTTTGTGTGCTGCGACGCCTCCTTCGCCGCTGACACGACAACCACATGA